From Polaribacter haliotis:
TTTCCTTTTCCGCCGAAATTGAATATGATTGTCCGTAAACTGCTACTTTCTTCAAATTTAATATTTATTTTATTTCTTGAATTCGTAAAATTTCTATTATTAAACTTCCAACACTACATTTCCAAATATTTCTGAAGATAATCTGACCTGTTTTTTAAGTCTTCCAAATAAATATCATTCTCGTGTGTAGAAACAATTTTATAATCATACCTTCTAAAAGTATGCATAATTTCATTAATATCTTCTGCAACTATTTTTAAGGTTACTTGTACAAAATCACCTTTTCTTTCAGAAATGTAAATGCCTAATAATTTACCTCCATTAGATTCTACAATCTGGCAAACTTTACTCATAGAATAATCGTTTTCAATTTTTTCTATAATTAAAGTTTCACTGTCCTCGACCATAAACGGACTAGTAGAAAAAACATCTAAAACATCACATAAATCATAGTAACCAATGTAGTCTTTTTCCTTGTTTAAAACAGGAATAATATTAGTGTCATTATCCGCAAAAATCTTCAAAAGCTCTAAAACAGTAGCTTTTTCATCTACATAAAATGAATTTAATAAATGACTATAAACAACTAACTCGTCTTTTTTATTTTCTATAGTATGGATATCGTCTTCTGCAAAAGACCCCAATAATTTACTGTTCTCAATTACAGGAAAATGTGTAATAGGAAAATTGTCAAATAGGTTTTTTGCTTCTTTTACGCTACTTTTTAAGCTCAACGCTTTTATCTCATTTAATATGTAATCTGTAATGTTCATTCGTTACGAATATAGGATAAAATGATTTAATGGTTTATCTTTGTAGCCTAATTTTAGACAATGACAAAGTTAAGCGTAAATATTAACAAAATTGCAACTTTAAGAAATTCTCGTGGTGGAAATGTACCAAATTTATTAAAAGTTGCTGCAGATATCGAAGGTTTTGGAGCGGAAGGAATAACAATTCACCCAAGACCAGATGAAAGACATATTCGATACCAAGATGCAAGAGATTTAAAAAAAATAGTAACCACAGAGTTTAATATCGAAGGAAATCCTATAAAAAGTTTTATGGATTTGGTAATGGAAACAAAACCAACACAAGTTACTTTGGTGCCAGATGCTGTAAGTGCAATTACCTCGAATGCTGGTTGGAATACTATAAAACACCAAAGTTTTTTGAAGGAAGTAATTAAAGAATTTAAACAAAATGGAATTAGAACTTCTATTTTTATTG
This genomic window contains:
- a CDS encoding pyridoxine 5'-phosphate synthase; this translates as MTKLSVNINKIATLRNSRGGNVPNLLKVAADIEGFGAEGITIHPRPDERHIRYQDARDLKKIVTTEFNIEGNPIKSFMDLVMETKPTQVTLVPDAVSAITSNAGWNTIKHQSFLKEVIKEFKQNGIRTSIFIDTDLKLIEAAAKTGADRIELYTEEFASQYELGNKDAVKPYTEAAILANKLGLGINAGHDLSLDNIKFFKENIPHLAEVSIGHALIAESLYLGLENVVNMYLHRLK
- a CDS encoding CBS domain-containing protein; its protein translation is MNITDYILNEIKALSLKSSVKEAKNLFDNFPITHFPVIENSKLLGSFAEDDIHTIENKKDELVVYSHLLNSFYVDEKATVLELLKIFADNDTNIIPVLNKEKDYIGYYDLCDVLDVFSTSPFMVEDSETLIIEKIENDYSMSKVCQIVESNGGKLLGIYISERKGDFVQVTLKIVAEDINEIMHTFRRYDYKIVSTHENDIYLEDLKNRSDYLQKYLEM